A single region of the Bacteroidales bacterium genome encodes:
- a CDS encoding sugar phosphate isomerase/epimerase gives RSFIKTAAIGSTAAFVLPGKLMGRTSNNDHKIPLGGPIFKDYQSPEEWIGYLQQEGYGAAYCPIQADAPKEKINAYAKAAGDAGIIISEVGAWSNPISPNEEERKDAIDKCIRNLQLADEIEARCCVNISGSRNKEHWAGPHKDNLTDETFDLVVETTRKIIDAVKPTRTYFALEAMPWAFPYSPDSYLRLIKAIERKRFAVHLDPMNMITSPKIYFNNGALIRESFRKLGKWIRSCHAKDIVLREDTYTPQLEEVRPGQGEMNYKVFLKELSKLNGVPLMMEHLDTAEEYRRAAEYIRKVAGANGIELSGS, from the coding sequence AAGAAGTTTTATCAAAACAGCAGCCATAGGGAGCACTGCAGCATTTGTGCTGCCCGGAAAATTAATGGGCCGGACTTCAAATAACGATCATAAAATTCCTTTGGGAGGACCCATATTTAAGGATTATCAATCACCGGAAGAATGGATCGGTTATCTGCAGCAGGAAGGCTATGGAGCGGCCTATTGTCCGATTCAGGCAGATGCGCCGAAGGAAAAGATCAATGCCTATGCAAAGGCAGCCGGGGATGCAGGCATCATCATCTCCGAGGTGGGCGCCTGGAGCAATCCCATCAGCCCCAATGAAGAAGAGCGGAAGGATGCCATTGATAAATGCATCAGAAACCTGCAGCTTGCCGACGAGATAGAAGCCCGATGTTGCGTGAACATCAGCGGATCAAGGAATAAAGAGCACTGGGCAGGCCCTCACAAAGATAACCTGACCGATGAGACATTCGACCTGGTGGTAGAGACCACGCGTAAGATCATCGATGCGGTAAAACCCACCCGCACCTACTTCGCGCTCGAAGCCATGCCCTGGGCATTCCCTTATTCTCCTGATTCTTATCTCCGCCTGATCAAGGCAATCGAAAGGAAAAGGTTTGCTGTTCACCTCGATCCGATGAACATGATCACCAGCCCGAAGATCTATTTCAACAATGGAGCCCTCATCCGGGAATCCTTCAGAAAACTGGGAAAGTGGATCAGAAGTTGCCATGCCAAGGATATCGTGCTGAGAGAAGATACCTACACCCCTCAACTGGAAGAGGTGCGCCCCGGACAGGGAGAAATGAATTACAAGGTATTCCTGAAGGAGCTGAGCAAGCTGAATGGCGTACCCCTCATGATGGAGCATCTGGACACTGCAGAGGAATACAGGAGGGCGGCCGAATACATCCGTAAAGTAGCGGGAGCAAATGGGATTGAGCTATCGGGAAGTTAA
- a CDS encoding DUF4160 domain-containing protein, with amino-acid sequence MPEISRFYGIVIYMFYNEHNPPHFHVKYQDYEAVIDIQDEIVHGTLPRRALRLIYEWMDLHKDELLMNWKLMEKRKPLNNIEPLK; translated from the coding sequence ATGCCGGAAATCTCCAGATTCTATGGGATAGTTATTTATATGTTCTATAATGAGCACAATCCACCGCATTTTCATGTGAAATATCAGGACTATGAAGCCGTTATAGATATTCAGGATGAAATAGTGCATGGTACTTTACCCAGAAGGGCATTAAGATTAATATACGAATGGATGGATCTTCATAAGGATGAATTGTTAATGAACTGGAAACTGATGGAAAAAAGAAAACCCTTAAATAATATTGAACCTTTAAAATAA
- a CDS encoding DUF2442 domain-containing protein has product MELIKVLDANYIEEYKIEFLFNDGKKKVVDLKDELWGEIFEPLKDMTYFKNFKLNDFTIEWENGADFSPEFLYYWNEKKQNLPAGHPNRMDK; this is encoded by the coding sequence ATGGAGTTGATTAAAGTGTTAGATGCCAATTATATAGAGGAATATAAAATCGAGTTTTTGTTTAACGACGGTAAAAAGAAAGTTGTGGATCTTAAAGATGAATTGTGGGGAGAAATTTTTGAACCCTTGAAGGATATGACCTATTTTAAAAATTTTAAACTGAATGATTTTACCATAGAATGGGAAAACGGAGCGGATTTTTCCCCTGAGTTTCTCTATTATTGGAATGAGAAAAAGCAAAATTTACCCGCCGGTCATCCCAACAGGATGGATAAATGA